A genomic window from Cydia amplana chromosome 3, ilCydAmpl1.1, whole genome shotgun sequence includes:
- the LOC134662744 gene encoding uncharacterized protein LOC134662744: protein MIIFGEGPTVGGEGPAEGGEGSAEGGEGSAEGGEGSAEGGEGPAEGGEGPAEGGEGSAEGGEGSAEGGEGSAEGGEGSAEGGEGSAEGGEGSAEGGEGSAEGGEGSAEGGEGSAEGGEGSAEGGEGSAEGGEGSAEGGEGSAEGGEGPAEGGEGPAEGNEGSAGGEDSAEGGVRSAEGSEGSVEDGEGSAEGGEGSAEGGEGSAEGGEGSAEGGEGSAEGGEGSAEGGEGPAEGGEGPAEGGEGPAEGNEGSAGGEDSAEGGVRSAEGSEGSVEDGEASAEGMLCTSLLIWVSSKSFSSSASVSR, encoded by the coding sequence ATGATAATATTCGGCGAGGGCCCAACCGTAGGCGGCGAGGGCCCAGCCGAAGGCGGCGAGGGCTCAGCCGAAGGCGGCGAGGGCTCAGCCGAAGGCGGCGAGGGCTCAGCCGAAGGCGGCGAGGGCCCAGCCGAAGGCGGCGAGGGCCCAGCCGAAGGCGGCGAGGGTTCAGCCGAAGGCGGCGAGGGCTCAGCCGAAGGCGGCGAGGGCTCAGCCGAAGGCGGCGAGGGCTCAGCCGAAGGCGGCGAGGGCTCAGCCGAAGGCGGCGAGGGCTCAGCCGAAGGCGGCGAGGGCTCAGCCGAAGGCGGCGAGGGCTCAGCCGAAGGCGGCGAGGGCTCAGCCGAAGGCGGCGAGGGCTCAGCCGAAGGCGGCGAGGGCTCAGCCGAAGGCGGCGAGGGCTCAGCCGAAGGCGGCGAGGGCTCAGCCGAAGGCGGCGAGGGCCCAGCCGAAGGCGGCGAGGGCCCAGCCGAAGGCAATGAAGGTTCAGCAGGCGGCGAGGACTCAGCCGAAGGCGGCGTGCGCTCAGCCGAAGGCAGTGAAGGTTCAGTCGAAGACGGCGAGGGCTCAGCCGAAGGCGGCGAGGGCTCAGCCGAAGGCGGCGAGGGCTCAGCCGAAGGCGGCGAGGGCTCAGCCGAAGGCGGCGAGGGCTCAGCCGAAGGCGGCGAGGGCTCAGCCGAAGGCGGCGAGGGCCCAGCCGAAGGCGGCGAGGGCCCAGCCGAAGGCGGCGAGGGCCCAGCCGAAGGCAATGAAGGTTCAGCAGGCGGCGAGGACTCAGCCGAAGGCGGCGTGCGCTCAGCCGAAGGCAGTGAAGGTTCAGTCGAAGACGGCGAGGCCTCAGCCGAGGGCATGTTATGCACAAGTCTGCTTATCTGGGTTTCGTCGAAATCATTTTCTTCGTCGGCTTCCGTATCAAGATAA